A region from the Mucilaginibacter sp. CSA2-8R genome encodes:
- the smc gene encoding chromosome segregation protein SMC: protein MQLTKLEVKGFKSFGDKITINFNEGVTAIVGPNGCGKSNVVDSIRWVLGEQSTRALRSEKMENIIFNGTKSRKPANLAEVSLTFDNTKNILPTDFSQVTLTRKLYRTGESEYRLNDVQCRLKDITDLFLDTGIGSDSYSIIELKMIDEIITNKEGSRRNLFEEASGISKYKVRKKQTFNKLKDTEADLERVHDLLFEIEKNLKTLENQAKKTERYYRLKEQYKSLSIMLASFRIASFSDSLLRIEEQEQKHREERFGIVAKIDTLEAALQQQKLDNLTREKNLSVQQKATNEFVAKIRAYESEKKIKNEQLKFQRDKEARLTEELERDRNQLNHVLYYIKRLSEEKMQEEENLEIIRDKVDDLKQAVDELRSEQTDARTELNELTSINNRLQNQIYQTEKELDILRIQQQALEQESQRNMEDTASREVELSHFNQLVTELEYRTETAKDEHQLAVEFENQLQLQIKETEGFIADTREQLSQHSRQLDAKQNEYNLTKSLVDNLEGFPESIRFLKKHGDWAKSITLFSDILFCREEYRVAIENYLEPLMNYFVVEDYDNAIKAINLLRNASRGRAQFFILKHYAALPAIEPNAAPEGWVPALQVIETETRYRPLCNYILRNVYLVNDTNESDLNSTPVPQGVVLLGKSGRFSKSVFSMAGGSVGLFEGKRIGRAKNLENLAKDIRQFEQQIAAYKSGIETLQSKLTALKSSGRAAEIQQKQQELNRLHTELVTVTTRREQYETFITNSRNRKEDIASKISDIQAQEHQLQPQLAELRTQKEIQSDLLLDKQQAFNELNEYTTVQSNAFNQENIRFHQQQNKVSGLIKDLEYRETQQDSLEVRLNNNTAEMEKVQAALLETLKQTDFSDDELLEMYSQREELEQATRAAEQDYYALRGQITETENAVSQLRRQKDQADVIENELKDKRNDLKLELNALKERLAVEFNIDINDLLETEIPANEKEQDLRERTEKLKKQLDDFGAINPMALEAFKEMNDRYEFIQLQKKDLMEAKASLLSTIQEIDDTAREKFMAAFTMVRENFIKVFRSLFNEEDSCDLILTNPNHPLESDIDIIAKPKGKRPLSINQLSGGEKTLTATAILFSLYLLKPAPFCIFDEVDAPLDDTNIDKFNNIIRKFSSGSQFIIVSHNKRTIASTDIVYGVTMVEQGISRVVPVDLRQLAD from the coding sequence ATGCAGTTAACAAAGTTAGAGGTTAAAGGCTTTAAGAGCTTTGGCGATAAAATTACGATTAACTTTAACGAAGGGGTTACGGCCATTGTAGGCCCTAATGGCTGCGGCAAATCCAACGTAGTTGATTCTATCCGCTGGGTATTGGGCGAGCAGAGCACCCGTGCACTGCGGTCGGAGAAGATGGAGAACATCATCTTTAACGGTACTAAAAGCCGCAAACCTGCTAACCTCGCCGAGGTATCACTTACTTTTGATAATACCAAAAACATTTTGCCTACCGATTTTTCGCAGGTTACCCTAACCCGCAAACTCTACCGTACCGGCGAAAGCGAGTACCGCCTCAATGATGTGCAGTGCCGCCTTAAAGACATTACCGACCTTTTTTTAGATACCGGCATAGGTTCAGACTCCTACTCGATCATCGAGCTTAAAATGATCGATGAGATTATTACCAACAAAGAGGGTTCGCGCCGTAATTTGTTCGAAGAAGCATCCGGCATATCAAAATACAAAGTCCGCAAAAAGCAAACCTTTAATAAGCTTAAAGATACCGAAGCTGACCTGGAGCGCGTACATGATTTACTCTTTGAAATTGAAAAAAACCTGAAAACGCTCGAGAATCAGGCTAAAAAAACGGAGCGCTATTACCGGCTCAAAGAGCAATACAAATCGCTCAGCATCATGCTGGCCTCATTCCGCATTGCATCATTCAGCGACTCACTGCTGCGTATTGAGGAGCAGGAGCAAAAGCATCGCGAAGAACGTTTTGGCATAGTTGCCAAGATTGACACCCTGGAGGCAGCCCTGCAGCAACAAAAGCTGGACAACCTGACACGCGAGAAAAACCTATCAGTTCAGCAAAAAGCTACTAACGAGTTTGTGGCCAAAATACGGGCTTACGAGAGCGAAAAGAAAATCAAAAACGAGCAGCTTAAGTTTCAGCGCGATAAAGAAGCTCGCCTTACCGAGGAGCTGGAACGCGACCGTAACCAGCTTAACCATGTGCTGTACTACATTAAACGGCTGAGCGAAGAGAAAATGCAGGAAGAAGAAAACCTGGAAATTATTCGTGATAAGGTAGACGACCTAAAACAGGCCGTTGACGAATTACGCTCGGAACAAACGGACGCGCGCACCGAACTCAACGAGCTGACCAGCATCAACAACCGGCTCCAGAACCAGATTTATCAAACCGAAAAAGAATTAGACATTTTACGTATCCAACAGCAGGCCCTGGAACAGGAAAGCCAGCGTAATATGGAAGATACAGCCAGCCGCGAGGTAGAGTTATCGCACTTTAACCAGTTGGTAACCGAGCTCGAATACCGTACCGAAACAGCCAAAGACGAGCACCAACTGGCGGTAGAGTTTGAAAATCAGTTGCAACTCCAGATTAAAGAAACAGAGGGCTTTATTGCCGATACCCGCGAACAGCTATCGCAACATAGCCGCCAGTTGGATGCCAAGCAAAACGAGTACAACCTGACCAAAAGTTTGGTTGATAACCTGGAAGGCTTTCCTGAATCAATTCGGTTCTTAAAAAAACACGGCGATTGGGCTAAGAGTATCACTTTATTCAGCGATATTTTGTTCTGTCGCGAGGAATACCGGGTAGCCATTGAGAACTATCTGGAGCCGTTGATGAACTATTTCGTAGTGGAAGATTACGATAATGCCATTAAAGCCATTAACCTGTTGCGTAATGCATCCAGAGGCAGGGCACAGTTCTTTATCTTAAAGCATTATGCGGCGTTGCCTGCTATAGAGCCTAATGCAGCACCCGAGGGTTGGGTACCGGCCTTACAGGTTATAGAAACCGAAACACGTTACCGGCCATTGTGTAATTATATTTTGCGCAATGTGTATCTGGTAAATGACACCAATGAAAGTGATTTGAATAGCACGCCTGTACCACAAGGTGTAGTATTATTAGGCAAAAGCGGCAGGTTCAGCAAGTCGGTATTTAGCATGGCTGGCGGGTCGGTAGGCTTGTTTGAGGGCAAGCGGATAGGCCGGGCCAAAAACCTCGAAAATCTGGCTAAAGATATACGGCAGTTTGAGCAACAAATTGCTGCTTACAAATCCGGGATTGAAACGCTGCAAAGTAAACTTACCGCGCTAAAGTCGTCAGGACGGGCAGCCGAAATACAGCAAAAGCAACAGGAACTTAACCGTCTCCATACCGAGTTGGTTACCGTAACTACCCGGCGCGAACAATACGAAACCTTTATAACCAACAGCCGCAACCGCAAAGAAGACATTGCCAGCAAAATAAGCGATATCCAGGCTCAGGAGCATCAGCTACAACCTCAATTAGCCGAATTAAGAACTCAGAAAGAAATACAGAGCGACTTATTGCTGGACAAGCAACAGGCCTTTAATGAACTTAACGAGTACACCACGGTACAAAGCAATGCGTTCAACCAGGAGAACATCCGTTTTCACCAGCAGCAAAATAAGGTTTCAGGGTTAATTAAAGACCTGGAGTACCGCGAAACGCAGCAGGACAGCCTTGAGGTTAGGCTGAATAACAATACTGCCGAGATGGAAAAAGTGCAGGCTGCCTTACTGGAAACCTTAAAGCAAACCGATTTTTCGGACGACGAACTGCTGGAAATGTATAGCCAGCGTGAAGAACTTGAACAGGCCACCCGTGCTGCCGAGCAGGACTACTATGCCTTGCGAGGGCAGATTACCGAAACAGAAAACGCGGTTAGCCAATTGCGCCGGCAAAAAGACCAAGCCGACGTAATTGAAAATGAATTAAAGGATAAGCGTAACGACCTGAAACTGGAATTAAATGCTTTAAAGGAGCGACTGGCGGTAGAGTTTAACATTGATATCAATGATTTGCTGGAAACAGAAATACCAGCCAACGAAAAAGAACAGGATTTACGCGAACGCACCGAAAAACTCAAAAAGCAACTGGATGATTTTGGCGCCATTAACCCCATGGCGCTCGAAGCGTTTAAGGAAATGAATGACCGATACGAGTTTATCCAGTTGCAGAAAAAAGATTTGATGGAAGCTAAGGCCTCATTGCTTTCTACCATCCAGGAAATTGACGACACGGCCCGCGAGAAATTCATGGCGGCATTTACCATGGTACGCGAAAACTTCATCAAGGTATTCCGCTCACTTTTTAATGAAGAGGATTCATGCGATCTGATTCTGACGAATCCGAATCACCCATTGGAATCGGACATCGATATAATAGCTAAGCCTAAAGGTAAGCGACCATTGTCTATCAACCAGTTATCAGGTGGCGAAAAAACGCTTACGGCTACCGCTATCTTATTTTCACTCTACCTGTTAAAACCCGCCCCCTTCTGTATATTTGATGAGGTTGATGCTCCACTCGATGATACCAATATTGATAAGTTCAATAACATCATCCGCAAATTCTCTTCCGGCTCACAATTTATCATCGTGTCGCATAATAAAAGAACCATAGCCAGCACCGATATTGTTTACGGTGTAACTATGGTTGAACAAGGTATTTCGCGCGTAGTGCCAGTTGACTTGCGCCAACTGGCCGACTAA
- a CDS encoding PhzF family phenazine biosynthesis protein produces the protein MTIPIYQADAFTNQLFGGNPAAVCPLAEWLPDETMQKIAIENNLAETAFFVKTTSGYHLRWFTPEYEIDLCGHATLATAHIIFTELGYTEEAIHFETQKAGTLKVTKNGNLYTLDFPSRPPYPAEMPEGLLEGLENKMPVHVLRSRDYFLVYENEQDIIDMQPNHFLLSKVDAVGIIITAPGKDVDFVSRFFAPAAGVPEDPVTGSAHCNLIPYWAEKLGKTHLHAYQLSARKGELWCEHKGDRVLMSGEAVTYLKGEIYI, from the coding sequence ATGACTATACCTATCTATCAGGCTGATGCCTTTACCAACCAATTGTTTGGCGGCAACCCGGCAGCGGTATGCCCTTTAGCCGAATGGCTGCCCGACGAAACTATGCAAAAAATCGCCATCGAAAATAACCTGGCCGAAACTGCATTTTTTGTAAAAACAACCAGTGGCTATCACCTACGCTGGTTTACACCCGAGTATGAAATAGACTTATGCGGACATGCTACCTTGGCAACCGCGCATATTATTTTTACAGAATTAGGTTACACCGAGGAAGCTATTCATTTTGAAACCCAAAAGGCCGGGACATTGAAAGTGACTAAAAACGGCAATCTATACACGCTCGACTTCCCATCACGCCCTCCCTACCCGGCCGAAATGCCTGAGGGATTGTTAGAAGGATTGGAAAATAAAATGCCGGTGCACGTATTACGCTCGCGCGACTACTTTTTGGTATATGAAAATGAGCAGGATATTATTGATATGCAGCCCAATCATTTTTTATTGAGCAAGGTAGACGCCGTTGGTATCATTATCACTGCTCCAGGTAAAGATGTTGATTTTGTGTCCCGGTTTTTTGCCCCAGCCGCAGGTGTTCCCGAAGATCCGGTTACCGGCTCGGCACATTGTAACCTCATCCCTTACTGGGCCGAAAAATTAGGTAAAACCCACTTGCATGCCTACCAGCTTTCTGCCCGCAAAGGCGAATTATGGTGCGAGCACAAAGGCGACCGCGTTTTGATGAGCGGCGAGGCAGTGACTTATTTAAAGGGGGAGATTTATATTTAG
- a CDS encoding ATP-binding cassette domain-containing protein, which translates to MLKIDSVQLEYQGRKILHDVYLDCRPGCITGLLGRNGSGKSSLLKIIFGTVMPSYKHINADDKVIETGYTNNTIAYLPQQNYLPKQIPICQLAPMLVDHQAWDEFTALDVYQQFKNQKPSQLSGGELRKLETLMLLYSKASYILLDEPFTHISPVQAEEIKAIIRKRSVYKGFIVTDHQYENILDVSDKVYLLQNGVTKLIKHPEELITYGYLSYNQSRK; encoded by the coding sequence ATGCTCAAAATAGACAGTGTCCAGTTAGAATATCAGGGCCGGAAAATACTGCATGATGTTTATCTGGATTGCCGGCCCGGCTGTATTACCGGATTGCTCGGCCGTAATGGCAGCGGCAAATCCAGTTTATTAAAAATCATATTTGGTACCGTAATGCCCAGCTATAAGCATATCAATGCTGACGATAAAGTAATTGAAACAGGATATACCAATAACACCATTGCCTACCTACCGCAGCAAAATTATTTGCCCAAACAAATACCCATTTGCCAGCTGGCGCCCATGCTGGTTGACCATCAAGCCTGGGATGAGTTTACTGCGCTTGATGTTTATCAGCAGTTTAAAAATCAGAAACCCAGCCAGCTTTCGGGCGGCGAACTTCGCAAGCTCGAAACGCTGATGCTTTTATACAGTAAAGCCAGTTATATTTTACTCGATGAGCCGTTTACACATATCTCGCCGGTACAGGCCGAAGAGATAAAAGCCATTATACGTAAACGTTCTGTTTATAAAGGATTTATTGTAACCGATCACCAATATGAAAATATACTGGATGTAAGCGACAAAGTGTATTTGTTACAAAACGGCGTTACAAAATTGATAAAACACCCGGAAGAGTTGATAACTTACGGCTATCTTAGCTATAATCAATCCCGCAAATGA
- a CDS encoding pepsin/retropepsin-like aspartic protease family protein: MLLSLLLGSKASAKPAIIIEHRANSASPVIEPIFADDLKTVIIPIKRAGNLIVVEAQVDSVAGNFVLDTGAPYLVLNATYFRDMPHVGDQEATGVNGASTGTFRTQVSNFLLGLDIKYKRLPADVCDLSAIENTKKIKVLGIIGTQLFCKMAITIDLFHNVLYLHKLDSKSEIPAGQRAFQSPDMRTDFKYMNDVMFIKGSIADKTTWFVFDTGAESNLLSKDCPKAVMSVMQPINKSAIVGVGGTGKALVYANFDQMVIGNYLFRNNRIIITDLNHLGRAYGLSVDAVLGYDFFTRGIFTINFVKKELEMYIYNH; the protein is encoded by the coding sequence ATGCTGCTTTCACTCTTGCTAGGTAGCAAGGCAAGTGCAAAGCCAGCCATTATTATAGAACATCGTGCAAATTCAGCTTCGCCCGTTATCGAACCCATTTTTGCTGACGATTTAAAAACGGTGATCATTCCGATAAAAAGGGCAGGGAATCTGATTGTGGTAGAAGCTCAGGTTGATTCGGTTGCCGGTAACTTTGTGCTTGATACCGGTGCGCCTTACCTGGTGCTCAACGCCACTTACTTTAGAGACATGCCACACGTAGGCGACCAGGAAGCCACCGGTGTGAACGGAGCATCGACAGGCACCTTTCGCACCCAGGTCAGTAACTTTTTATTAGGCTTAGATATAAAGTACAAAAGGCTTCCTGCCGATGTTTGTGATTTATCAGCCATTGAAAACACCAAGAAGATTAAAGTATTGGGTATTATAGGCACGCAGCTATTTTGCAAAATGGCCATCACCATTGATCTTTTCCATAACGTGCTGTACTTACACAAACTGGACAGTAAAAGTGAGATACCTGCAGGCCAACGGGCTTTTCAATCACCGGATATGCGCACAGACTTCAAGTACATGAACGATGTAATGTTTATAAAGGGGTCCATTGCCGACAAAACTACCTGGTTTGTTTTTGATACCGGTGCCGAAAGTAATCTGCTTTCAAAAGATTGCCCGAAGGCAGTGATGAGCGTGATGCAGCCCATTAACAAATCGGCCATTGTGGGTGTGGGTGGCACCGGCAAAGCCCTGGTATATGCCAACTTTGACCAGATGGTGATTGGCAACTACCTGTTCAGAAACAACAGGATTATCATAACCGACTTGAATCATTTAGGCAGGGCTTATGGGCTTTCGGTAGATGCGGTTTTAGGATATGACTTTTTTACCCGGGGTATTTTCACTATTAACTTCGTCAAAAAAGAACTGGAAATGTACATTTACAATCACTAA
- the nfi gene encoding deoxyribonuclease V (cleaves DNA at apurinic or apyrimidinic sites), whose amino-acid sequence MQPSEYESLNAEQAIAYQQELRHQIQIKPLDKPIRIIAGSDISFNKYSEVVYAGIVLFKYPEMEIIGHASAISRTTFPYISGLLAFREVPALLETWEKLETKPDLLVLDGQGIAHRRRMGIASHFGVITNTPTIGSAKSRLFGKYEEPANAVNAQSPMYDKQEVIGMALRSKKNCNPIYISPGHQITLEQSVEVIKKCLKGYRIPEPTRQAHLFVNQIRVDAAGTSPAQLSFF is encoded by the coding sequence ATGCAGCCATCCGAATATGAAAGCCTGAATGCTGAGCAAGCCATTGCCTACCAGCAAGAACTACGGCATCAAATACAGATTAAGCCGTTAGATAAACCTATCCGCATTATTGCCGGTTCAGATATATCTTTCAATAAATATTCGGAAGTGGTATACGCCGGTATTGTATTGTTCAAATATCCGGAAATGGAAATAATTGGCCATGCATCCGCTATAAGCCGAACCACCTTTCCATACATATCAGGCCTCCTGGCTTTTCGCGAAGTACCGGCTTTGTTAGAGACTTGGGAAAAATTGGAAACTAAACCTGACCTGTTGGTGCTCGACGGACAGGGCATTGCTCACCGCAGGCGTATGGGTATAGCTTCACATTTTGGAGTAATTACTAATACGCCTACTATTGGCAGCGCTAAAAGCCGCTTATTTGGCAAATACGAAGAACCCGCCAACGCAGTTAACGCTCAAAGCCCCATGTATGATAAGCAGGAAGTGATTGGCATGGCGCTGCGCAGCAAAAAAAACTGCAATCCCATCTATATATCGCCGGGGCATCAAATAACATTAGAACAAAGCGTAGAGGTTATTAAAAAGTGCCTGAAAGGCTACCGCATACCCGAGCCTACACGGCAGGCTCACCTTTTTGTAAACCAAATCCGCGTTGACGCTGCCGGCACCTCCCCTGCTCAGTTATCATTTTTTTAA
- a CDS encoding RNA polymerase sigma factor RpoD/SigA, whose protein sequence is MRQLKITQSITNRESQSLDKYLHEIGKVDLITAEEEVILAQKIREGDQAALERLTKTNLRFVVSVAKQYQNQGLTLGDLINEGNLGLIKAAKRFDETKGFKFISYAVWWIRQSILQAIAEQSRIVRLPLNQVGSLSKISKAFSKLEQEYEREPSPEELADILETTVDKISDTLSNSGRHVSMDAPFVQGEENTLLDVLENQEPNTDSILINESLSEEIKRSLSTLTEREREIIVLFFGLGTNHPLSLEEIGEKFNLTRERVRQIKDKALQRLRHTSRSKILKSYLG, encoded by the coding sequence ATGAGACAACTCAAAATAACCCAGTCCATTACCAACCGTGAATCCCAGTCGCTCGACAAGTATTTACACGAGATTGGCAAGGTTGACCTGATAACTGCCGAAGAAGAAGTAATATTAGCCCAAAAGATCCGCGAAGGCGACCAAGCTGCACTTGAACGCTTAACCAAAACCAACTTGCGTTTTGTGGTATCCGTAGCTAAACAATACCAAAACCAAGGCCTAACCCTTGGCGATTTAATTAACGAAGGTAACCTGGGTTTAATTAAAGCAGCCAAACGTTTTGACGAAACCAAAGGCTTCAAATTTATTTCATATGCCGTTTGGTGGATTCGTCAGTCTATCTTACAGGCTATTGCCGAGCAATCACGTATTGTGCGTTTACCTTTAAATCAGGTAGGCTCATTAAGCAAAATCAGCAAGGCATTTTCTAAATTGGAGCAAGAGTATGAGCGCGAGCCTTCACCAGAAGAGTTAGCTGATATTCTGGAAACTACTGTTGACAAAATATCCGATACCTTAAGCAACTCCGGCCGCCATGTTTCTATGGATGCACCGTTTGTACAGGGCGAAGAAAATACACTTTTAGACGTACTCGAAAACCAGGAGCCTAACACCGACTCGATACTGATCAACGAGTCATTATCTGAAGAAATTAAACGCTCGCTGTCTACCTTAACAGAACGCGAACGCGAAATCATCGTTTTGTTCTTTGGCTTAGGCACCAATCATCCGCTTTCGCTTGAGGAAATTGGCGAGAAATTTAACCTGACCCGCGAACGTGTACGTCAGATTAAAGATAAAGCCTTACAACGCTTACGCCACACATCGCGAAGCAAAATTTTAAAATCTTATTTAGGTTAA
- a CDS encoding MBL fold metallo-hydrolase, producing the protein MFGVVPKNIWSKTNPADEQNLCSLAMRCLLVKDDDRLILIDTGIGNKQSEKFLSYYYLHGNDTLQSSLALHGFTPDDITDVFLTHLHLDHVGGAVIKNGETLEPAFPNATYWTNEKHWHWATENPNDREKASFLIENLLPLKESGRLKFVEVQNGIHFSANMQVFFVSGHTQSMMLPLLHYKNRLVFYIADLIPTTGHLPIPYVAAYDIFPLQAMDEKRTFLQQALDQEYILFFEHDAVNECCTLQQTEKGIRVKDVFKLTDI; encoded by the coding sequence ATGTTTGGCGTGGTGCCTAAAAATATCTGGAGCAAAACCAACCCGGCCGACGAGCAAAACCTTTGCAGCCTGGCTATGCGCTGCCTGCTGGTTAAAGACGATGACAGGTTGATACTGATTGACACTGGCATCGGCAATAAGCAAAGCGAAAAGTTTTTAAGCTATTACTACTTGCATGGCAATGATACACTGCAAAGCTCGCTGGCTCTGCATGGCTTTACTCCCGACGATATAACTGATGTATTTTTAACGCACCTGCATCTTGATCATGTTGGCGGAGCTGTAATCAAAAACGGCGAAACATTAGAACCCGCCTTTCCAAATGCTACTTACTGGACTAATGAAAAGCACTGGCACTGGGCTACCGAAAACCCTAACGATCGCGAAAAGGCATCCTTTTTAATTGAAAACCTACTGCCGCTCAAAGAAAGTGGCCGTTTAAAGTTTGTTGAGGTACAAAATGGCATACACTTCTCTGCCAATATGCAGGTGTTTTTCGTATCTGGCCATACCCAATCCATGATGCTGCCGTTATTGCATTATAAAAACCGGCTGGTGTTTTATATAGCCGACCTGATACCCACCACCGGGCATTTGCCCATACCGTATGTAGCGGCTTATGATATATTTCCACTACAGGCTATGGACGAAAAGCGAACCTTTTTACAGCAAGCCTTAGATCAGGAATACATCCTATTTTTTGAGCATGATGCCGTTAACGAGTGTTGCACCTTGCAACAAACAGAGAAAGGTATACGTGTAAAAGATGTATTTAAGTTGACAGATATTTAA
- the lpdA gene encoding dihydrolipoyl dehydrogenase yields the protein MNYDVIVIGSGPGGYVAAIRASQLGLKTAIIEKESLGGICLNWGCIPTKALLKSAQVFEYINHAADYGINVDVKGEPDFASVVKRSRGVADGMSKGVQFLMKKNKIDVVMGFGKLKGKGAVEVKAADGTVTEHTAKHIILATGGRSRELPNLPQDGKKIIGYRQAMVLPNQPKSMVVVGSGAIGIEFAYFYNAMGTQVTVVEYLDNIVPVEDEEVSKQLARTLKKQGINIMTGSTVESVDTSGELCKVSVKTAKGVETLEAEIVLSAVGIATNLEGIGLEEAGVKFDKGKVLVDDYYRTNVEGIYAIGDIVKGQALAHVASAEGIICVEKIAGQHVEPLNYNNIPGCTYCSPEIASVGYTEKAAREAGYELKIGRFPFSASGKASAAGAKDGFVKVIFDAKYGEFLGAHMIGYNVTEMIAEVVTARKLETTGHEIIKSVHPHPTMSEAVMEAAAAAYDEVIHL from the coding sequence ATGAACTACGATGTAATTGTTATCGGATCTGGTCCTGGTGGTTATGTAGCGGCTATACGCGCGTCTCAGCTGGGTTTAAAAACAGCCATCATTGAAAAAGAATCATTGGGTGGTATTTGCCTTAACTGGGGTTGTATACCCACCAAAGCTTTATTAAAAAGCGCCCAGGTGTTTGAATACATTAATCATGCTGCCGATTATGGTATCAACGTAGATGTTAAAGGTGAGCCTGATTTTGCCTCAGTAGTTAAACGCAGCCGTGGCGTTGCCGATGGCATGAGCAAAGGTGTGCAGTTTTTGATGAAGAAAAACAAAATTGATGTGGTTATGGGCTTCGGTAAACTTAAAGGCAAAGGAGCCGTTGAAGTTAAGGCTGCCGATGGTACCGTAACCGAGCATACCGCAAAACATATTATACTGGCCACTGGAGGCCGCTCACGCGAGTTACCTAACCTGCCGCAAGACGGCAAAAAGATTATTGGCTACCGCCAGGCTATGGTGTTGCCTAACCAACCCAAATCAATGGTAGTAGTTGGCTCGGGCGCTATCGGTATTGAGTTTGCTTATTTCTACAATGCTATGGGCACCCAGGTAACCGTAGTAGAATATTTAGATAACATTGTTCCGGTTGAAGACGAAGAAGTTTCAAAACAACTGGCCCGCACGCTAAAAAAACAAGGTATCAATATCATGACCGGTTCTACAGTTGAGTCTGTTGATACCAGTGGCGAACTTTGTAAAGTAAGCGTTAAAACGGCCAAAGGCGTTGAAACCCTGGAGGCTGAGATCGTTCTTTCGGCAGTAGGCATTGCGACCAACCTGGAAGGCATTGGCCTGGAAGAAGCCGGTGTTAAATTTGACAAAGGCAAAGTATTAGTTGATGACTATTACCGCACCAATGTGGAAGGTATTTATGCAATTGGCGACATTGTAAAAGGTCAGGCTTTAGCTCACGTGGCTTCTGCCGAAGGCATTATATGTGTAGAAAAAATTGCCGGTCAGCACGTTGAACCGTTGAATTATAACAATATCCCGGGCTGTACCTACTGCTCTCCAGAAATTGCTTCGGTAGGTTACACCGAAAAAGCAGCCCGCGAAGCTGGTTACGAATTAAAAATTGGTCGCTTTCCATTTTCAGCATCAGGTAAAGCAAGTGCAGCCGGCGCTAAAGATGGTTTTGTAAAAGTAATTTTTGATGCCAAATATGGTGAGTTCTTGGGTGCACACATGATTGGCTACAACGTTACCGAAATGATTGCCGAGGTTGTAACTGCACGCAAACTGGAAACTACGGGTCATGAAATCATTAAATCGGTACACCCTCACCCTACCATGAGTGAAGCCGTAATGGAAGCTGCAGCAGCTGCTTACGACGAAGTGATTCACCTGTAA